ATGATGAAATAACAAGCAAAAAACAGATTCGGGTAAAACATTCGTTCAGCATAGGTTATCATAAAATAACAGCAAAGCTTGACATAAATGATTACTTTAACGAAAATAACATATTCTATAAAACAGTCAAGGTTGTCCAAAGGCCGAAAATATTGTTTGTTTCAGAAGAAAGCTCTCCTTTGGCAATATTGCTGAATAAGCTGTATGATGTTGACATTAAAAGCTCTGTTCCCAGCGCTCTTGAGCAGTATTATGCGCTTGTTATAAATAACATAAAAGCAACCAAGCTCAATGATGAAGTTGACAAGTTTACAGGCTTCATATCAGATGGCAACGGCATGATTGTTGTTGGCGGGCCAAGCGCATTTGAGCGAGGAAATTACAAGGACTCTGTTTTCGAGCTATTATTGCCTTCTTTTATTGCAACCCCTGGAAAGAAAGAAGGCGACGTAAATGTGGTCCTTTTGCTTGACATATCAGGAAGCACAGGCGCCATGTTTGGAGTAAAGGGAAAAACTGTTGATGTTGAAAAGGCGCTTGCAATCGGAGTTTTTCATGATCTCAAATTTGATGACAAGCTGGCAGTCATAGCATTCAACAACAAAGTTTACCTGGTTTCAGAGCCAAGCTATGTGATGGAAAAGACTGATTTGGAGGACAAGATTGCAAGCCTGCAGGACCATGGCGGCACTTTAATCGGCTTAGGCATAATGAAATCAATAGATATCTTAAGAACACTCAAGGGAAGCAAGAATATAATACTTATAAGCGACGGCCAGTCTCAGCAGGATGATGATGCAAGAGCGGCTGCAAAGCTTGCTGCAAACAACGGAATAAAAATTTATACAGTTGGCGTAGGCCCTTCCACCAATGAGATTCTAATGAAACAACTTGCTTCATTATCCAATGGCATTTATTTCAGGGCAACAGATTCGTCAAGGCTGAAAATACTTTTCGGAGATGTTGACAAAAACAGGCAGTCAAATGAGTACAGCCTTGTTATATTAGACAGGGATCATTTTATAACGAGCGACCTGGATTTAAAGGCAACAGTCACAGGCTATAATGCAGTTGTCCCGAAATCAACAGCAAAGATGCTTGTAACAACAGACAATGGAAATCCAATAGTGAATGCCTGGCGCCTGGGCCTGGGGAAAGTCATAACAATTGCAACAGATGACGGAACAAGATGGGCAACAGAGCTTCTTGCTGAAGACAATTCAAAACTGATTGTAAGGACAATGAACTGGGCAATAGGCGACCCGGAAAGAAGAAGCAAACAGGCTGTTGATATTCCTGATACAAGGGTT
The Candidatus Woesearchaeota archaeon DNA segment above includes these coding regions:
- a CDS encoding vWA domain-containing protein; the encoded protein is MNFITYAFKHLEYPYAILILLVLLALMFLALRAEFVKIREDKEFIDRKIKTRKWMYVTRTLIFICIFIAIASPFIERQKTLGGDAVVKLVADNSTSMKLFKSEASLLASQLEKKTHSEFKVFGSEYGSDIGDSILSNIDQYGSILLFSDGNNNIGADLGDVAFYAAKINATINAVNLQAEQDDARIVIEGPSKTTEGTEETFVIDIATAGNIGSYKVTVEIDGSTVYDEITSKKQIRVKHSFSIGYHKITAKLDINDYFNENNIFYKTVKVVQRPKILFVSEESSPLAILLNKLYDVDIKSSVPSALEQYYALVINNIKATKLNDEVDKFTGFISDGNGMIVVGGPSAFERGNYKDSVFELLLPSFIATPGKKEGDVNVVLLLDISGSTGAMFGVKGKTVDVEKALAIGVFHDLKFDDKLAVIAFNNKVYLVSEPSYVMEKTDLEDKIASLQDHGGTLIGLGIMKSIDILRTLKGSKNIILISDGQSQQDDDARAAAKLAANNGIKIYTVGVGPSTNEILMKQLASLSNGIYFRATDSSRLKILFGDVDKNRQSNEYSLVILDRDHFITSDLDLKATVTGYNAVVPKSTAKMLVTTDNGNPIVNAWRLGLGKVITIATDDGTRWATELLAEDNSKLIVRTMNWAIGDPERRSKQAVDIPDTRVNEPTEATIKSETLPAYENLVKIGENTYSAALTPEKTGFSNAYGAVFAANYPKELEDIGVNEELRSLVESTGGKFFNSNQLEEIIDYTKTKSMRQITSKESIRWPFIIAAIIILLIEIFIRRWYRKE